Part of the Antennarius striatus isolate MH-2024 chromosome 6, ASM4005453v1, whole genome shotgun sequence genome, GGACCTAATTATCGTAAAAGTATGGCATATAAGGTTAGCTATcaaattttacaaaattaaaagCAAATCGGTCAGGACATTACAGAGAATTTATAGGGAAATGAAGTTAGCAGGGATAGTCATCAAACACATGCTTGACTCGTCTTAATTCACCAAGATTACAAGAAAGTAGCGCTATTTTGATAAAAGCAATGGGAGATTAAACAACACTGTTTATGTAACGTAATTTATCATGCACAGTAAGAGCATGCATGTCAATTGGTTGATAAAATTAAGttagttttacttttgttttttatttagggTGGGactttttttacaaggctggaacagataagaatgtttttagttatttttaatgggaaaaatttgtttgagatGAAAGTATGACCTACAAGCTCAGTAACGGAACACATTATCTCAAAGTACTACTGTATCTGGTGCAGTTTTTATTTGGTGTCATACAGATTCTTCAAATCCAATTATTTTGTAGTGAACTAAGCCGCTTGCTAATTGTGTGAactttcagacatttttttccctgaaaTTTCTTGCCTTCCAGCAGAGAGTGGGTTTGAGGGGGAAAAATTAACAAAAGTATGTTGAACACCTTTCTCATATTTATGTAAATTACATGGACCCATATTTGCTATACAAATCCATTATCCTACTTACTCGTCTCTACTGGTTATAAACTACGAATGACCCACATGGGTGTGAAACATGACAATGGGAGTGAAACTTAAAAATGTTCCCTGGCCTCATACCATGTGTTCATCATATTCCTTAAAAATGGTTGGTTATCTTGGGACTACTGTATTCCAAAGCTTCTTTGGCTTGGTGGAGTATATTAAGTAGCCACTAAGCAATAATCCTTTAGCTGAATAGATTTCTATTTTGACCCATGCAGAAGATCAGTGAAGAAGTGGCCCATAGTTGCTCTCAGTTCTGCTGTCCAGTCATACCAATTCAGGTTAGGAAATTTAGATCAATAATTCATATTAAAGTAAAGGTAATAAAAACTATGAGTTTGAATAACATTGTTCCGAATAAAGTTGGTagattttttatctttttttgtatCCACTTTAATGTGTATTTTGCAAATCCATAGAGCcactaaaaatcaaaaaaataaatgtgagtaGATCTTAAGTGAATGGATGTGCGAAATTTGAATCTCAGGACATaatctgaataataataaagcaataGTTACACAAGTTAGCTAGAGTCAATGGACTCTTTGAAACTAAAATAGGACAttgcacagacagacagacagagagacaaatagATGGATAGGAGTCTTCTGTCAGTATCAATATacttattgatttaaaaaaaatacttattaATTAAACTTGTATTAATAATTTGATTACTATAAGCAgcataaaattgttaaaaatgtgCGGTAGGTTCTACGTAAGTAGATAATGAATGGTAAATGAAAGGAACAATGCATCAAAATATtcataaagaatattttttaaatatcactAAGTCATAGTTTGTCTTATTATAGTTATCAAATTCAGACACAGAATTGATCAGTTTCTGAAACACTTTTATTCCATAGGTTTTAACTTAGAGGCTTTTGGTCACTGAGTGTCAACAGATTAGTCTTAGAGATGTTTACATGTCTTTGTTTCATACAGCATTTTAAGTAACATCAGAATTGGTTTGATATCCATATATCCTGCATGTTTCTCTAATTTCCTGCCCCAACAATGTCCATGTATTTCTCAGTAAGGCCTTGAGTCTTCTCGGTGAGGTCTGTCATTACAGAAAACAGTCCTCGCAGGTGGAATCGGAAGATAGTTTCAGGATCTGCATCTGAGAAAGACTCCAAGTTCTTGATGAGGGTACTGCTGTTCCTAGTTTTGCGCTCATCCAGAGGAACCAAACCACTCTCCACTGTGTTTCTTATGGCCTTGAGCATCAGGTAGTTAGCGTACAGATCTGTGCAGGAATTCTCTGCTACATCACAGGCAAGCACCTCGTCAGAGGGCACATCTCGCAGTAGGCTTGGCAGGAGAATGGTCTGCTCCATGTTGCTGACGGCAGCGCTGTATCTCCTCAGAGTTAACAGCAGGCTGTTTTTGTTGAATCTGACCTCGGCAAGCTGCATGTTTCCAGTTGGAAGTGAGGAATTGCTCCTGTGCTGTGGTGGCTGACAGAGCGGAGCAATGTGCAGTGCAAAGGTAGGAGAGCAGGTACAGGTGAATTTATATGATCAGCGCATGTTTGATGTTCATTGGAGTTACGTAAGTGCATCATCCGATATGCTTGGGAACGCTTTGAGTGCTATGTGGAGTCATACTCTTATCTTTATTTGATTTACACAATATGCAGCTTCTTTGAGGTCAAAATAATGTCTGGCCAATGGACACCAAAAAGAACCTTCCTCAAATCATTAACCGGGCAGATCATTATGTTTGAATGATCATACTGTCTGTTCTGCGAGAACAGACAGTATGGTGTGagacagtattaaaaaaaaatcagctgagggatgtcacattttaactcATAAAAAATCTTAGTTCAAAGCTAAGGCCAGTAGCACTTAGTTAGGATGGTTATTTTATGGATTAAATTCCAGTTCTTCTCTTATCCGCTTGCTCAGAGAACTGGAAAGGCaaaaattaattgaattcaTAGTTTTGTAGTCCAGTCTGGTAAAAGAAAAACCTGCATCACAATATAAGTAGAAGATTAACAATATCAACACTGAACTGAAATCAATCAGATGAGCCTGGTTACTCTAAAAATAATAGGACAGCTGGTCATTAGATTCCTACACTTGTGTGGCTAGCTCAGGTTTTTTCTGCACAACCAGAAGCAAAGCTCTGCAGACAGCCTCTACCTTGGCAGACTAACTCAGAAGAGGAACCAAGTGATTCTAcgaacacaaaataaatgtttttttaaaaaacacattactatTATTGTATACAATGTAATTTTGGGATCTGTAGCCCGGTGCAGCATGGTTGCATCGCTCACCTCATATTACATACAGAATCCAACACCATTTTGGAACACTGCTGCTGTGCACATGAATGCAGTAAACCTTTTTCATCCTAGGAATAATAGTTCAGGTGAAATCTTAATACAACAAATCAAAGAATTATATTATTCACATTGGTGCTGCAATAATTttccttcaaaaaaaacaaaaaactgttttaacaAAACAATTGTATTGACTTTTAAGGCAACACTGTAACCACAATTATTGTAGTTTAACATAATTAAATGTTACATTCATTCTTCCTGACTTATATTAACATTAAATCTCCAttccatttttaaatacatataacCTCTGTTGATTTCATGTTGATTTTGCACAACAAAAGGAGACAGCAACAATGTCAGTATCTTAAATGTATTGTGTTGAAGTGTTAGAAATACCCAAGTACTGTACTTTAATTGTAACATAAATGGCGTAGGAAATGATAGTGGCGTTTAGCTTAATTTTTAAGTTGTGCAAGAAATTCAGAATTTGGCAGTTTGCTCCAATAGGATACATTTAAATTCTAAATGTGAAATGTTCAATTATGACTTGATACTATGAAATTATTGTAAATTTTAAGTCTTGGTAAATAAGCCTCTCTGAATTTTACAgtatacattatacattatcCCATGCCATGTTTCCAgctcaagtcaaagtcaaattccGGTGATTTATCCAACTTGCTTTTGTGCCATCTACTGGAAACAgctgcaccccccccacacacacacaaaagtgacTCTGAACACATCACCTCTAATGAGGACTTGTAAATGTGAGAGCACAAGCGTTCTTCAGGCTATAGATGGAGATGGGGCTGCGCGGTCAGtacatttagtttttttctgtgcagtttgACACAGGACTTTGCTCGTCATCCATTATGCAGGCAGACTCTTTCCTTCCACTGCTGCGTCCTTAAAATCCACCCCAAATTATCCTGATTCTTCACAAAATATAAGGGATTGTTACCCATTCATTTTATAGCTTTCTTCCGTTGACCTCTGACAATAATCTCAAGGACGTGGGTAAGATCCATCATCTTGGTGAGCATATCCATAATGTCAGGATGCTCCCTGGCTCCACTGATGAACTCCTCCAGGGTCAGTTCACCTTAGGACACAAGCGACATCATAAAAAATGACCTCAAcaccttttaaatattagagtTTGTCATAAAGGGCATAATTGTTTTGCAATAAATCATATATGAGGTGATTTCACAGCTGCTAGAACCAAGTTTTAAAACTTATGTCATTTTTTAGGATTGACCTGGTCATGGTTTCTGTTTTTGAACTAAAAATAATGTTGTGCACTAATGACTCACTATGTCATTACACTAGAGCTTACCCTCTCCATGGACATCAATCTTCTCATATATAAGTGTCACAATCTCTTCTGGAGGGATGTCGTAACTCCTGGTGATATCTTGTATGGCCTGATCAAAGAGATTACTATATGCATCATCTTAATATCACACATTCTTACTGCTGAACACAAAAACCTACACATTTGATAAAGTAATATTCAAAATGTATATTCTTCTGCATCTACTACTGAACATAGAGGGTTTCCATTACCACAACTAGGACAGGCATAAACCTGAATACTTACAAATAAATTACACAATTACTAATACAATGATGGCAAGATGTCATGAAGTCTGTGTGGGGATGTGCGTGACCTCTTCAGTAGGTGAATTAGGTCACAGTCAAAGCTTGAGGTAAGATAAGACACCTCTGGATTAGGTGTCACATCTAGTTCATGGAAGGATAAacccttttttcttcttgctagaGTAGCTAAGCACTGAGTTTCACAAAACTGTGAACTTGttgatataaaatatattttaccttAAATATAGTCTCCAGTTCGTCTTTGTCAATCTTCCCATTTCCATCTTGATCAAAGAGCTTAAAGTACCACTTCAATTTCTGGTTAATTTCTCCTTTCAGCAACAAACTTATTGCTGCAATATATTCAACAAAGTCAATATAGCCATCCTGGAAAGAGACACATGAAAACTGCTATTAGAGGATAGACTGTAATGGACAGTCtgattttctattttatcaTTCCATTCAGAGATTTTCAGACACTGAAATACATATAACACCAATATACAATTAATGGCCTTTCTTCCTCAGCATTGTGACGGAGCACAGAGCTGGCCAAGTAGAAAAACAGACCTCCACTCAATGACAATTCTTCTTTAAACTCCATAGATATTTTAAGAACAGTCCCTCTAATGTCAAACTCACACGAAACAACCTGTAACGATACACAGCCTCTTACTGTTTGCTTTAATTATATTTGACCAATTATTCGATCTATACAATTCATCGGGAATTGACAATGTCACTGTCTCATCAGTTGCAATATTGCACCAGGCATAAATAGACTTTAATGGGGATCACACAAACCATTTGGGTGAGA contains:
- the thrsp gene encoding mid1-interacting protein 1-B-like, coding for MQLAEVRFNKNSLLLTLRRYSAAVSNMEQTILLPSLLRDVPSDEVLACDVAENSCTDLYANYLMLKAIRNTVESGLVPLDERKTRNSSTLIKNLESFSDADPETIFRFHLRGLFSVMTDLTEKTQGLTEKYMDIVGAGN
- the guca1c gene encoding guanylyl cyclase-activating protein 3; its protein translation is MGTHCSSLDDILEEDMHHWYTKFMRESPSGLITLFELKTMLEMNGMTEEASSYVDQVFFTFDMDGDGYIDFVEYIAAISLLLKGEINQKLKWYFKLFDQDGNGKIDKDELETIFKAIQDITRSYDIPPEEIVTLIYEKIDVHGEGELTLEEFISGAREHPDIMDMLTKMMDLTHVLEIIVRGQRKKAIK